A region from the Candidatus Angelobacter sp. genome encodes:
- a CDS encoding pyridoxal 5'-phosphate synthase: VCVVGAVTRLSREESGAYFKSRPRGAQLAAWASDQHGAVPDRATLERQFRECAAKFPGDDVPLPPYWGGYVLAPDEIQFWQGRPNRLHDRFRYLKQSGGPWRIDRLAP, from the coding sequence GGTCTGTGTCGTCGGCGCCGTGACCCGGCTGTCCCGCGAAGAATCCGGGGCCTACTTCAAGAGCCGCCCGCGCGGCGCCCAACTGGCTGCCTGGGCTTCGGATCAACATGGCGCCGTGCCGGACCGCGCCACTTTGGAGCGACAATTCCGCGAGTGCGCGGCGAAATTTCCGGGCGACGACGTCCCACTCCCGCCGTATTGGGGAGGTTACGTGCTCGCGCCGGACGAAATCCAGTTCTGGCAGGGCCGGCCAAACCGTCTCCATGATCGCTTCCGCTATTTGAAGCAGAGCGGCGGCCCATGGCGGATCGATCGCCTGGCGCCCTGA
- a CDS encoding glucosamine-6-phosphate isomerase produces the protein MGRKLSSIAPDWWDYTTLDDELVQAAARLTPERMLRLSRPGFKVVFYDTLEEFYLAEALEYIGAWKRSTEDNPVGICGPIGPTEQLPLVARLVNELGLNIRSAHFWGMDEWFHDGREVSVTHPLSFERADRELCFGRIRKELRMPDANLHFPKADTRAYRQSWEADVRCAVMQGGQGDVKHWAFNDPLPRRGKYKNQPPSPAEYRRLATRVVDLHPLTIAQNARTSGGGNISLVPTRAISVGPVETWKAEKVSIWHAGKHDNPFGQRLTTFMISQRIADSSVPMSLLADHPNVQFNFYRGGIGACDVEMH, from the coding sequence ATCGGCCGCAAACTCAGTTCCATCGCTCCGGATTGGTGGGATTACACGACGCTCGACGACGAGCTGGTCCAGGCGGCCGCGCGACTGACACCAGAAAGAATGCTCAGGCTGTCGCGGCCCGGCTTCAAAGTCGTCTTCTACGACACGTTGGAGGAATTCTATCTCGCCGAAGCGCTCGAATACATCGGCGCGTGGAAGCGGTCAACCGAAGACAATCCGGTCGGGATATGCGGGCCGATTGGGCCGACGGAACAATTGCCGCTCGTGGCGCGACTGGTGAACGAACTGGGTTTGAATATCCGGTCGGCGCATTTCTGGGGAATGGACGAGTGGTTTCACGACGGCAGGGAGGTGTCCGTCACGCATCCGCTCTCCTTTGAGCGCGCAGATCGTGAACTCTGCTTTGGCCGCATTCGCAAAGAACTGCGGATGCCGGACGCGAATCTGCATTTCCCCAAGGCTGACACGAGGGCCTACCGCCAAAGCTGGGAAGCGGACGTGCGCTGCGCGGTCATGCAGGGAGGGCAGGGGGACGTGAAGCATTGGGCGTTCAACGATCCGCTGCCGCGCCGGGGCAAATACAAAAACCAGCCGCCGTCGCCCGCCGAATATCGCAGGCTGGCGACGCGGGTTGTTGACCTTCATCCGCTGACCATCGCGCAAAACGCACGCACGTCGGGCGGCGGAAATATTTCACTTGTTCCGACCCGGGCCATCAGCGTCGGTCCGGTCGAGACCTGGAAGGCGGAGAAGGTTTCCATCTGGCACGCGGGCAAACATGACAATCCGTTCGGCCAACGGCTGACGACTTTTATGATTTCGCAGCGGATTGCGGATTCGTCAGTGCCGATGTCGCTGCTGGCAGACCATCCGAACGTGCAGTTTAATTTCTATCGCGGCGGCATCGGCGCGTGCGACGTGGAGATGCACTGA
- a CDS encoding PIG-L family deacetylase, with product MKSAIAIGAHPDDIEFYMAGTLLLLKRAGWEIHYLNIASGNCGSVKWNSAKTRGVRRREAREAAKLLGAQWHPPLCDDLEIVYEVALLRRLAAIVRAVKPAVVLTHSPQDYMEDHTNTCRLAVTAAFARGMPNFKTVPARKHFEGEVVVYHAMPHGLRDGMRRRVVPQMFVNTSAVHTMKRAALACHRSQKEWLDVSQGMDSYLKAMDEMSLAVGRMSKRFKHAEGWRRHSHLGFSTREANPLVQQLGKIRLLDTTYTHSLR from the coding sequence ATGAAATCCGCCATCGCCATTGGTGCGCACCCCGATGACATCGAGTTTTACATGGCGGGAACGCTGTTGCTGCTCAAACGCGCCGGCTGGGAGATTCATTACCTGAACATTGCGAGCGGCAACTGCGGCAGCGTGAAATGGAATTCAGCAAAGACGCGCGGCGTCCGGCGGCGCGAAGCTCGAGAAGCGGCGAAGCTGCTCGGCGCGCAGTGGCACCCGCCGTTGTGCGATGATTTGGAGATTGTTTACGAGGTCGCCCTGTTGCGCCGTCTCGCCGCGATTGTTCGGGCAGTGAAACCGGCGGTTGTCCTGACGCATTCGCCGCAGGATTACATGGAAGATCACACGAACACGTGCCGGCTGGCGGTGACGGCCGCATTCGCGCGCGGGATGCCGAACTTCAAAACGGTGCCGGCCCGAAAACATTTTGAAGGCGAGGTCGTCGTTTACCACGCGATGCCGCACGGACTGCGCGATGGAATGCGGCGGCGAGTCGTCCCGCAGATGTTTGTGAACACGAGTGCTGTTCATACGATGAAACGCGCCGCGCTTGCGTGTCATCGAAGCCAAAAGGAATGGCTCGACGTGAGTCAGGGCATGGACTCGTACTTGAAGGCGATGGATGAAATGTCGCTGGCGGTCGGCAGGATGTCGAAGCGCTTCAAACACGCGGAGGGTTGGCGGCGACATTCGCATCTGGGGTTCAGTACCAGAGAGGCGAACCCGCTGGTTCAACAGCTGGGGAAAATTCGTTTATTGGATACGACGTACACGCATAGCTTGCGCTGA
- a CDS encoding Gfo/Idh/MocA family oxidoreductase, with amino-acid sequence MKKYNVGIIGYGWVATAHIAAISATQQAQVTAIYSSRALDSSDLSAKWGGQVTAYDDLDAMLADESIHAVSVCSYPQQHAAHVIAAARAGKHIIVEKPLALSWKDCQAMAAAVKKAGVKTCVCFECRYSSQFLATKAVIDRGLLGKLHYGEVDYYHGIGPWYGQFRWNTRKDAGGSALLTAGCHALDALLLCMGSDVVEVSSYDTKSGSRIFAPYEYTTTSVTILRFKNGAVGKCAAVVDCLQPYYFHTHLVGSEGSLLDNKFHSMKLGGLNKNKWSELSMRMLDSGDVSDHPYQTQFQAFFDALGAGREMPLTSLADALVSHKIIFAADKSAATGKPARL; translated from the coding sequence ATGAAGAAATACAACGTCGGCATCATCGGTTACGGCTGGGTCGCCACGGCCCACATCGCCGCCATCAGCGCGACCCAACAGGCGCAGGTCACGGCCATCTATTCGTCGCGCGCGCTCGACTCATCCGACCTGAGCGCGAAGTGGGGCGGTCAAGTCACGGCTTACGATGACCTGGACGCCATGCTCGCGGACGAAAGCATTCATGCCGTGTCGGTTTGCAGTTATCCGCAGCAGCACGCGGCGCATGTCATCGCAGCGGCCAGGGCCGGTAAACATATCATCGTCGAAAAACCGCTCGCGTTGTCGTGGAAGGATTGCCAGGCAATGGCGGCGGCGGTGAAGAAGGCCGGAGTCAAGACGTGCGTTTGTTTCGAGTGCCGTTATTCCAGCCAGTTTCTCGCGACGAAGGCGGTCATAGATCGCGGCCTGCTCGGAAAGCTGCATTACGGCGAGGTGGATTATTATCACGGCATCGGCCCGTGGTACGGGCAGTTTCGCTGGAACACGCGCAAGGACGCCGGCGGCAGCGCGCTGCTCACGGCCGGTTGCCACGCGCTCGACGCCCTGTTGCTCTGCATGGGCAGTGATGTGGTGGAGGTGAGCAGTTACGACACAAAATCGGGGAGCAGGATTTTCGCGCCCTACGAATACACCACGACCAGCGTGACGATACTGAGGTTCAAGAACGGCGCGGTGGGCAAATGCGCGGCGGTGGTGGATTGTCTGCAACCTTATTATTTCCACACGCACCTGGTCGGCAGCGAAGGCAGCCTGCTCGACAACAAATTTCATTCGATGAAGCTTGGCGGGCTGAACAAGAACAAGTGGAGCGAGCTTTCGATGAGGATGCTCGATTCGGGCGATGTCTCCGATCACCCCTATCAGACGCAGTTTCAGGCCTTCTTCGACGCGCTGGGGGCGGGCAGGGAAATGCCGCTCACGAGTCTGGCCGACGCGCTCGTCAGCCATAAAATCATCTTCGCGGCGGACAAGTCAGCGGCCACAGGAAAACCGGCGAGGCTGTAG